In Gemmatimonadales bacterium, a single window of DNA contains:
- a CDS encoding iron ABC transporter permease — MTRGRWTVLLGAAALALLAGLVAGAVDIGWEGLLGAFFPAPTGDAALVRYLRMPRVLLAFLVGGALSVAGASLQALVRNPLADPYLVGLSGGAGLGAVLAIALHLGGVWAVPIAAFAGALGAVAIVYRLSVVTGRRLDPHVLLLGGVVVGAFAGSLMSAVIILAPAAELRSAMLWLLGGFGMASWPAVVIFAAYALVPLGLLAASARGLDLLTLGEENAQHLGAEVEVLKRRVYLSVAALTGAAVAVSGIIGFVGLVVPHVMRRWGGPLHRQLLPAAFLAGGGFLVLSDLLARSLFRPMELPVGVVTALVGVPIFALQLRRSMQ; from the coding sequence CGACATCGGGTGGGAGGGACTGCTGGGCGCCTTCTTCCCGGCGCCCACGGGCGACGCCGCCCTCGTGCGGTACCTGCGGATGCCCCGTGTCCTCTTGGCCTTCCTTGTGGGCGGCGCGCTCTCGGTGGCGGGGGCCTCGCTCCAGGCCCTGGTGAGGAATCCCCTCGCCGACCCGTACCTGGTCGGATTGTCCGGCGGGGCGGGTCTCGGCGCCGTCCTGGCCATCGCGCTCCACCTCGGCGGCGTGTGGGCGGTGCCGATCGCTGCGTTCGCTGGTGCGCTGGGCGCCGTCGCCATCGTCTACCGACTCAGCGTCGTCACGGGGCGCCGACTCGATCCCCATGTCCTCCTGCTCGGCGGCGTCGTCGTCGGGGCCTTCGCCGGTTCCCTGATGAGCGCGGTAATCATTCTTGCGCCTGCGGCGGAACTGCGCAGTGCCATGCTATGGCTCCTCGGGGGCTTCGGCATGGCTTCGTGGCCGGCGGTCGTGATTTTTGCCGCGTACGCCCTGGTGCCGCTCGGCCTGCTCGCCGCGAGTGCCCGCGGGCTCGACCTCCTCACGCTCGGGGAGGAGAACGCGCAGCACCTCGGCGCCGAGGTGGAAGTGCTCAAGCGGCGGGTGTATCTGTCGGTGGCGGCGCTCACGGGAGCCGCCGTCGCCGTGTCCGGTATCATCGGATTCGTCGGGCTCGTGGTGCCGCACGTGATGCGGCGGTGGGGCGGGCCGTTGCACCGGCAACTCCTCCCGGCGGCGTTTCTGGCCGGTGGTGGGTTCCTCGTGCTGTCCGATCTCCTGGCGCGGAGCCTGTTCCGGCCGATGGAACTGCCCGTCGGCGTCGTCACGGCGCTGGTCGGGGTGCCGATCTTTGCCCTCCAACTGCGGCGGTCGATGCAATGA